The Acidobacteriota bacterium region AAGGGCTTTCCAACCCCGATCGTTCCGTCGGAAAACCCGATGACGCAGGCGAAGGTCGACCTCGGACGGCATCTGTTCTATGACAAACGGTTATCGATAAACGAAAAGACGTCGTGCGCGACGTGTCATTTGCAGGAGAAGGCGTTTACGGATGGCAAACCAACCGCAGTTGGGACGACCGGCGAGACGCACCCGCGAAATTCAATGAGCCTCGTGAACCTCGCCTACAATCCGTCGCTCAATTGGGCCAATCCGGCGGTCGTCGAACTCGAACGGCACGCTTTGCTCCCAATTTTCGGCGAGTTTCCGATTATTGAAATGGGAATGGCGGGAAACGAAGACCTTTTCGTTCGCCGAATCAAAGCCGAACCGCTTTACCAGGAACTCTTCGCGACGGCATTCCCGAATTCCGCGGAAAAGATGACGATTCACAATGCGACGCAGGCAATTGCGTCTTTTGTCAGATCGCTTGTTTCGGGGAATTCACCGTACGACCGCTTTCGATTCCTAGGCCAGCCGTATGCCGTCCCGGAATCCGCGAAGCGTGGCGAACAACTTTTTTTCAGCGAGCGGATGGAGTGTTTTGACTGCCACGCCGGGTTCAACCTGTCGGGCACCGTCAACTTCGTCGGCAAGTCAATCGAGAATGCTCAATTCGAAAACAACGGGCTTTACAACATCGACGGCAAGGGCGCTTATCCGGCCGACAACACCGGCCTGTTCGAAATAACGATGAAGCGTGAAGATATGGGCAAGTTTAAGGTCCCAACGCTTCGAAACGTTGAGCTAACGGCACCCTATATGCACGACGGAAGCATCGCGACGCTCGAAGAAGTGATCGATCACTATCGCCTCGGGGGCCGGACAATTCCGGATGGCCGCCACAAAGGCAATGGGAGTGAGAGTCCGCTCCGAAGCGATTTCGTCCGTGGCTTCAACTTGACGCAACAAGAAAAGCTTGACCTGATCGCGTTCCTCAAGAGCCTGACTGACGAGGAATTCATCACAAATCCCAAATTTTCAAATCCCTGGAACCAAACAAAATGAACATCAAAGGAAAACTCATTACGTTAACGGTCTTCGTTGCGTCCTTGATCGTGTCCGCCTGCAGTGCGCCGGAAGGCCTTAAACCAATCCAGCCGTCCGAGATTCGGACTTACAAATCGACGGGCGTCATCAAAAAGGTAGACGCGGAAACAGGCAAGCTCACGCTTGATCACGAAGACATTCCCGGCTATATGGCCGCGATGGAGATGACCGAATCGGTGAAGGATAGGTCATCGCTTTCGGGAGTCAAGGTCGGTGACAGGGTGGATTTCGAGATCGAGCGAACCGGCGCATCGATCATCATCAGCAAGATTACTAAGATCGGCGAGGTTGCGGTTGTCAGCGGGCTTGAGGTCTACAAGACGAATTGTTCTGAGTGTCACGGCGAAAACGGAACAGGGACGAAAAAGGGCATTTCTTTGATTTCCGGCCACGCGTTGCATCATTCCCGTGCCGAGCACATCAAACAAGTGACCGACGGCAAGCGTGACAAAATGCCGGCATTCCGTGATAAGTTGTCGCCTGGGCAAATCGATGCGGTTGTCGAATATATCAGGGAAGACCTCCAAAAGGGCGCTGGAGGAGGCGAGCACAAACACTAAAGTGAAACTTCGAAACTACAAGTTCTATCTTCGTAAGGCTCACCGCTATCTCGGAGTGTTCATCGGGATTCAGTTTCTGTTCTGGACGCTCGGCGGGTTGTATTTCAGTTGGACGAATATCGATCAGATTCGCAGTGACGATGTTCGCAAAGAGAATCACACGATCGATCTCGGAGCCGGAATCGGCTCACCGCAGACGGCGCTTGAACAATTTCGGCTGACCGATCCGACAGCGCAAGTGTTGAAACTTCAGGTTGTCGAAGTGCTTGGCGAGCCGTTTTACGAGATCGCTTTTCACGGTTCGGACGGTAAAGTGAAAACGGTCCTCGCCGCCGTTTCCGACGGCCGGCTGCGCGCGCCGATCAGTGAATCCGAAGCGATTCAAATTGCGAAGGAAGGATTGAAGATCTCGCCGAAAGTCGTATCTGCGGCGTATTTGACGCCGGAAATGATCGGCGCGGATCACGAATACCGTGAAAAGCCGATGCCGGCGTGGGCCGTGACATTCGAAGGTGATCTCACGATGTACGTTTCCGCTGAAACCGGTCAGATCGGGGCGATCCGCAACACGCGTTGGCGGATCTTCGACTTCTTGTGGATGCTTCACACGCTCGATTTCAAGGCTCGTGACGACATCAACAACTATTTGCTTCGCGCGTTTTCGGTCTTGGGAATCGTGACCATCGGATCGGGTTTCGCTCTGTTCTTCGTCAGTTCTCGATTCTTCAGGCGGCATCGGGCGAATCGACCTTGAACAGTTTCCGCTGACTTATCTTCGATATTGCGAACGGAGCCAAAATCCGAGGAAGAGCAGCATAATCACGAAGAAACCCGTCACTCCGGCCACAACCAGCAATCCGAGGCCTCTGCGATCGATGATCCCCGAGTCGATCGCCCAAAACAGAACGAGCATAAAGCCCAAGATCATCGGAGTACCGATGCAGCCTCCGAGACAACCGATGGCTTGCCGCCGTTTGAACGTTGCGGGATTTCTCAAGTATTCCCAGATAATTCCCATTGCTCAGAAAAGAAGAGCCGGATCGCGTCGACCGCGAAGAAACCGATTCGACGATCACCGTGACACGGCTCAAACCGGAAGACTACTTTTTGACGGGTATCTTGGCGGTAAACGATCCCTTGATCTGCTTGTCGCCCTCCGTCAGATTGATCTCACCGCTGACCGAGTCTGCGGAAACGGATGTTATCTTTATTTCCCCGGACGATTTCGTGCCGTCGAACGAATTTGATGACTCCTTTCCGTCCGCAAAATATGCGATGTTCACATAATCGACTTTCGCGAATTTTTCGGCCTTTGTCGTGTAGGTGCCCGTTTTGAAACCGGTCTTGTCGTCGGTTCCTTCCTCACCGACGAGCTGGAACGAGACTCTGATCTGGTCCGCCGCGGTCACGGCCTTGCCCATCGAATTCATACCCGAACTGGTATCGATATCGTAGTTCGCGAGAACCACGTAGTTCGACGCGGCTTTCGTTATCTTTGACTGTCCGTCCTTCGTCTCCGTGAATGTCTTTGTCGAACTGTACGTTCCGCTGCCTTTGACATTCAGCGGCATATCCTTGTTCCCGACCTTGACGTCGAGCT contains the following coding sequences:
- a CDS encoding di-heme enzyme yields the protein MRNIKLFVILAVAVLFCHNLLVSSAQTNKSEYDWKLPKGFPTPIVPSENPMTQAKVDLGRHLFYDKRLSINEKTSCATCHLQEKAFTDGKPTAVGTTGETHPRNSMSLVNLAYNPSLNWANPAVVELERHALLPIFGEFPIIEMGMAGNEDLFVRRIKAEPLYQELFATAFPNSAEKMTIHNATQAIASFVRSLVSGNSPYDRFRFLGQPYAVPESAKRGEQLFFSERMECFDCHAGFNLSGTVNFVGKSIENAQFENNGLYNIDGKGAYPADNTGLFEITMKREDMGKFKVPTLRNVELTAPYMHDGSIATLEEVIDHYRLGGRTIPDGRHKGNGSESPLRSDFVRGFNLTQQEKLDLIAFLKSLTDEEFITNPKFSNPWNQTK
- a CDS encoding copper-binding protein, with translation MNIKGKLITLTVFVASLIVSACSAPEGLKPIQPSEIRTYKSTGVIKKVDAETGKLTLDHEDIPGYMAAMEMTESVKDRSSLSGVKVGDRVDFEIERTGASIIISKITKIGEVAVVSGLEVYKTNCSECHGENGTGTKKGISLISGHALHHSRAEHIKQVTDGKRDKMPAFRDKLSPGQIDAVVEYIREDLQKGAGGGEHKH
- a CDS encoding PepSY domain-containing protein; the encoded protein is MKLRNYKFYLRKAHRYLGVFIGIQFLFWTLGGLYFSWTNIDQIRSDDVRKENHTIDLGAGIGSPQTALEQFRLTDPTAQVLKLQVVEVLGEPFYEIAFHGSDGKVKTVLAAVSDGRLRAPISESEAIQIAKEGLKISPKVVSAAYLTPEMIGADHEYREKPMPAWAVTFEGDLTMYVSAETGQIGAIRNTRWRIFDFLWMLHTLDFKARDDINNYLLRAFSVLGIVTIGSGFALFFVSSRFFRRHRANRP